The nucleotide window AAATTACGATTTTCATTATTCTGTTTATCGGTGCGCAAATGCTGTTAAGTCAGCTGCTCACAAAGTTGTTGAAACTTGATAAAAAGGAAGCGGCAGTTTTTAAAAACAGTGTTGTCCTTATAAACTCCGGTAACTACGGGATCCCGGTTGCACAAATGATTTTTGCGACCCAGCCGATCGGGGTAGCGATTCAAGTTATTCTTGTTATTTTTCAAAATATGACGACGTATACATATGGCTTGTATAATTTAATCTCATCAACAAAATCAGGAATAGCGATTGTACGGGACTTTCTGAAAATGCCGATCGTTCATGCGCTCATTATTGGCGCTGCATTGAATTACTTTCACGTCCCGATTCCGGAAACATTCAGTATTCCGCTTGAGCATATTGCAGACGGATTTGTGGCGGTTGCCCTTATTACATTGGGGGCACAGCTTTCTACAATCGAAATGCGCTCGATGTTCAATAAAACAATTTTTGTCAGCTGCTTTACACGATTAATAGTCGGCCCGGCTACAGCACTTCTAATTATTTTTGCGCTGGGCCTGGACGGGGTAGTCGCACAGTCGCTATTTATCGCAAGTGCATTCCCGACATCAAGAAACAGTTCCAGCTTGGCGCTCGAGTATGATATTGAATCGGCTACAGCAGCCCAGACAGTACTGTTTTCTACGATTATCAGCTGTTTAACAGTGACGTTTGTTATTTATTTATCGACAATTTTATTTGTATAGAAAAAGGCTGCAGCAAAAGTAGAATAAACTTTTGCTGCAGCCTTTTTACATATAAAAACCGCAAGTATCCCCTCAGATACTTGCGGTTGTAAGCGATTATAGTTGGATATCAATAACGTTTACGTAATCTAGTAAACACTAAATTAATGAAAAGCTAGTGAATTTAACAATTTGAGCAAGAAGCTAAATTCATAAAGTACATCTTAGTACATACTTACTGTACTAGCGTATGGATTTGAAAGGTCCATACCATCTAATGAAAGACCCATTGCCTTCGCTACACCTTCACCATATGCTGGATCAGCTAAGTAGCAGTGTAAAATGTGACGACGTTTGATGAATTCTTCAACACCGTCCATTTCAGCAGCAGTTGTTTCGAATAAACGTTGTTGCTGTTCTGGTGTTTGAAGACGGAATAATTTACCTGGTTGCTCGAAGTAGTTGTTGTCATCTTCACGGAAGTCGTAGATGTCAGCTGGACCATCAAGAGCTAATGCAGGATCTTTATATTGTGTTTGACCTTGTAATGCACCATAGCTATTTGGATAGTAAGTAATAGCTGCACCACGGTTTCCGTCAGCACGGCCTTGACCATCACGGTGATATACCATGAATGGGCATTTTGGTGTGTTTACAGGAATTTGGTGGTGGTTAACGCCTAAACGGTAACGAGTTGCATCTTGGTAAGCGAATAAACGCGCTTGTAACATACGGTCTGGTGAGAATGAAATACCAGGTACAACGTTTGATGGAGCGAATGCAGCTTGCTCAACATCAGCGAAGTAGTTTTCAGGGTTGCGGTTTAATTCGAATTCCCCAACTTCAATTAGCGGGTACTCAGACTTGTACCAAACTTTTGTTAAGTCGAACGGGTTGTCTTTAGAGTTACGAGCTTGCTCCTCAGTCATCACTTGGATGTACATTTTCCATTTCGGGAAATCGCCTTTTTCGATTGACTCGAATAGGTCACGTTGTGAAGATTCACGGTCTTTTCCGATAATTTCAGCAGCTTCTGCACCTGTTAAGTTTTCGATACCTTGTTGAGAACGGAAATGGAATTTCACGTATACGCGTTCGCCGGCTTCGTTGATCATTGAGTAAGTATGAGAACCGAATCCGTGCATTTTGCGGTAGCCGTTTGGAATACCACGGTCAGACATTACGATTGTTACTTGGTGTAATGCTTCAGGTAATGAAGTCCAGAAATCCCAGTTCGAGTTACCGTTGTGCATGTTTGTTTTTGGATCACGCTTAACAACGTGGTTTAAATCCGGGAAGTGTAATGGATCACGGAAGAAGAATACAGGTGTGTTGTTACCAACCATATCCCAGTTACCTTCTTCAGTATAGAATTTTAATGCGAAACCGCGAATGTCACGCTCTGCATCAGCCGCACCGCGCTCACCTGCTACAGTTGAGAAACGTGCGAACATTTCTGTTTTCTTCCCAACTTCAGAGAAGATTTTTGCTTTTGAATATTTTGTGATGTCATGAGTTACAGTAAATGTACCAAATGCACCTGAACCTTTTGCGTGCATACGACGCTCAGGAATTACTTCACGGTTAAAGTTTGCTAATTTCTCAATTAGAAATACATCTTGTAATAAAATCGGACCACGACGACCAGCTGTTTGTGCATCGTCGTTTGATACTACCGGAGCACCAGTAATAGTTGTTAAACGTTCGTTTGTCATATGTAGTTCCTCCTAAAATTTTTTGAAAAACTCTTCATAAATAATATAACAAATCTAAATCATAATTTCTACTAGATTATAATAATTCTTTTTAAGGAATCTTTATATTAAAGAAGTGGTTATTAAAAATAGACAGTAAAGAATATTCTAACAATATTCTTTTCTAGTAAATTATACCTTTTTCTAGCTGGAAAAGGTAACCATTGCTCCGCATTTTTGACTAATAATAGCGTTTTATTTATTAATCGACAAATACAGAGAGTTCTTCTATTATTTCCTATATAATAGAGGCGACTACCATACGAAGGGACATTGTTATGCAACTTACATTAACTTTTATTATTTTGGCAGTTACGATTATTTTATTTACGACAAATCGATTGCGGGCAGATCTTGTTGCAGTAATGGCCTTATTATCGTTTGTAATATTAAATATTTTAACACCTGCTGAAGCGCTGGCAGGATTTTCGAATTCTGTAGTCATTATGATAGCAGGGCTTTTTGTAGTAGGGGCAGGAATT belongs to Solibacillus sp. FSL W7-1436 and includes:
- a CDS encoding AEC family transporter, whose protein sequence is MVYLSMIFFKIVAPILVLLIIGAFLQRKFQFNLKALSHLITYCFMPAAVFINIYETSIEMSVLGQITIFIILFIGAQMLLSQLLTKLLKLDKKEAAVFKNSVVLINSGNYGIPVAQMIFATQPIGVAIQVILVIFQNMTTYTYGLYNLISSTKSGIAIVRDFLKMPIVHALIIGAALNYFHVPIPETFSIPLEHIADGFVAVALITLGAQLSTIEMRSMFNKTIFVSCFTRLIVGPATALLIIFALGLDGVVAQSLFIASAFPTSRNSSSLALEYDIESATAAQTVLFSTIISCLTVTFVIYLSTILFV
- a CDS encoding catalase, with the protein product MTNERLTTITGAPVVSNDDAQTAGRRGPILLQDVFLIEKLANFNREVIPERRMHAKGSGAFGTFTVTHDITKYSKAKIFSEVGKKTEMFARFSTVAGERGAADAERDIRGFALKFYTEEGNWDMVGNNTPVFFFRDPLHFPDLNHVVKRDPKTNMHNGNSNWDFWTSLPEALHQVTIVMSDRGIPNGYRKMHGFGSHTYSMINEAGERVYVKFHFRSQQGIENLTGAEAAEIIGKDRESSQRDLFESIEKGDFPKWKMYIQVMTEEQARNSKDNPFDLTKVWYKSEYPLIEVGEFELNRNPENYFADVEQAAFAPSNVVPGISFSPDRMLQARLFAYQDATRYRLGVNHHQIPVNTPKCPFMVYHRDGQGRADGNRGAAITYYPNSYGALQGQTQYKDPALALDGPADIYDFREDDNNYFEQPGKLFRLQTPEQQQRLFETTAAEMDGVEEFIKRRHILHCYLADPAYGEGVAKAMGLSLDGMDLSNPYASTVSMY